The genomic window CGATGCCGGCGCGGTGGAAGCTCTTCACCATCTCCTTGAACTCGCGGACCTGTTCGCCTCTGGTGCCGCTCGAGGCGTAAGCGACCTCGGGAGCGAAGAAGCCGATGGTGTTGTAACCCCAGTAGTTGCTGAGACCTCTGTCCTGCAGCAGCTTGTCGCTCACGAACTGGTGCACAGGCAGCAGTTCGACCGCGGTGACCCCGAGTTCCTTCAGGTAGCCGACGATCGGATCGCTCGCCATCCCCGCGTAGCTTCCCCTCAGTTCGTCCGGCACTTCGGGGTGCTTCATCGTCATCCCGCGGATGTGGGTCTCGTAGATCACGGAGCGGTGCAGGGGGATGCCTGGGCTGCGGTCTCCTTCCCAGTCGAACGACTCGTCGACCACGACCGCTTTGGGGACGAACGGTGCGCTGTCGCGATCGTCGAAACTCAGGTCTTTCTTCCGGTCACCCAATCGGTAGCCGAAGTTCGCGTCGTCCCAAACGACGTCTCCTTCGATCGCCTTGGCGTAGGGGTCGATCAGGAGCTTATTGGGATTGAACCTCATCCCCTCCTTCGGTTCGTAGGGGCCCTCCACCCGGTAGCCGTAGAGTTGTCCCGGCCCCACCCCCGGGAGGTAGGCGTGCCAGACGAGGTCGGTGCGCTCGACGAGGGCGTACCGGGCTGTTTCACAGCGCGGGTCCTGGGTGTCGTAGAGGCAGAGGACGACCCCGGTGGCGTTCTCGGAGGCGAGTGCGAAGTTGGTGCCTTCACCGTCCCAGGTCGCTCCCAGGGGATACGGTCTTCCGGGCCAGATCTCGCTCACGTCCTCACCTCGCTCGCATCGGCCGGTCGTCGCCTGTAGAGGACCGCTGGCAGGAAGGGGATCTCCCGCAGCTCGGTGGCGTCGCTCAGCACGACCTGCTTCCGGCCCAGAACTTCCGTCCAGTCGTCGCCCACGAGGTCTACCGGGGCCCGGAGTACCGTTGCCCCCCAACCGCCTGAGCGCTCGAGCGTCGCCAGGAAACGCGGCACCAGCACCAGCAGCTGCTCCTCCCCGGCCTCCCGCACGAAGGCGATCAGGTGGCTCGCCACCTCTTCTGGCAGCAGTTCCCGGGCTTCCAGCGGTCGGTAACTCCCTTCCAACAGGGCAGGGTGTTCTGCGCGCAAGGAGAGGAGTCTGTGCAGGGCGAATAGCTTGAGCCGAGGATCGCAGGTCGACAGCCATTCTCGGAGCGGCAGGGCGTCCGGCCTGGTGATTTGGTCCAGCATCAGCTTCCTCTTTTCGAAGTCGACCGGCCTGCGATTGTCCGGGTCGACAAGCGACAGGTCCGGCAACTCCGTGCCCTGATAGATGTCCGGCACCCCTGGAGTGGTGAGCTTGAGAACGAGCTGTGAGATGGAGTTGGCGAAGCCGAAACGAGCGAGCCGACCGGCAAGCGGTTCGACCAGGTGCGCGATCTCCGGGTCGCAGACCGTCTTTCCGACGAGCTCGACGACAGCCGCTTCGTACCTTTCGTCCGGATCGATCCACGAACTCTGCTGTTTGGCCTCGCGAACCGCTTTCCGCATGTACTCCTCCAGCCGGGGGGCGAGCGTCGCCGGCTGCTCCCCGTCCCAGAGCGCCAGCAGGTGCTGATAGAGGAGGTATCTTTCCGTGGCGGAGACCCTCGGTCCGCCGAGGCCGGTGCTCTCTCGCAAGCGTCGCCCGCTGAGCTCGTCGAGGCGCGCTAGCGTTTCCTGCCACTCTTCGCTCAGCTCGCTCAGGACTGCCAGTCTCATCCGGGTGTCCTCTCCTCGCTTGTGATCGTGAGTGGCGGTGGCGAGCAGATTGTGCGGGTAGCGGTGCTGGCGGAATCTGGCGCGTGAGTGGAACGCCTGCGCTTCGACGGTGAAGTGGTCGGGTTCACCGCCCACCTCGTTGAGTGCCGCGAGTGGCACGAACCGGTAGAAAGCGGTGTCCTCCACGCCCTTGGCCGCCACCGGCGCCGTGTACTGCTGGAAGCGCCCCAGGAAGGACGAGCGCAACCGCTCGAGCGCACCGTCCCGCTCACCGATGAGGCAAGCAAGCACGAAGTCGTGGACCGTCGTCTCGGTGTTCTGCGCCAGTCGTTTGGCTTCCGAGACGGCGAGGGTCAGTACTTGCTCCGCCTCGTCCCGGTCGTGGGGCAGGTAGGTTCGGTAGCGTCCGAACGCGGCGATTACGTCCATCAGCGCGCTTCTCAGGGCGCTCAGCGTGAAGTCCCTGGTGTGATAGTCGCGCTCCGATATCCGGTAGAGCTGATTCGTCAGGCGGGTGAGCTCGGCCGAGAGGCTGGTTCCCATCACCAGGCGCTTCGACTCCACCACTACTTCTGCGTACGAGGAGCTGTCTTCGCTGAACTGTCGGTAGCTCTGCCGCAACGGCTCCTCGCCTGCCGGTTGGATGAGGAGGCGGAGGACGTCGTTCATGAACTCGTAGCCGGTGGAGCCGGCGACGGGCCACTCCAGGGGCAGCGTTTCCCCCGGAGCGACGATCTTCTCGACCCAGATGTTCCTGGCGCCCAGCGCCGACAACGAGTCGAGGTAGCTGTGAGGATCCACCAGCCCGTCTACGTGGTCCACCCTGACACCATGCACGCCCTCCTCCAGCAGCAGTTCCCCGACGAGCCGGTGCGACTCCAGGAAGACCGACGGCTCCTCCATGCGCAACGCCACGAGGCCGTTCACGTCGAAGAAGCGCCGGTAGTTGATCTCGTCCCCGGCGGTCTTCCAGTAGGCCAGCCGCCAGTACTGCCGTTCCAGCAGCTCGTGCAGTTCGGACCCCTCGAACCGGCCCAGTGGCTTCTCGATGTCGAGCCCGCCCAGGGCCTGCTCGAG from Trueperaceae bacterium includes these protein-coding regions:
- the treY gene encoding malto-oligosyltrehalose synthase; the protein is MIATYRLQLTPDFGFSQVQQHLPYFRRLGVSHLYLSPITEAVSGSSHGYDVIDHNSVRAQFGGREGFESLRRAAHAEGLGLLLDIVPNHAGVGPHNEAWQDLLAYGPESPHAKTFDVDWDPPKAELRGKLLLPFLGRPYGEALDEGEIRVEFADGYFHAVYFDNRFRLSPASYAPLLEAILPALERQQRYFDLLELQGLYADLLPPDRERAEALKGRLEQALGGLDIEKPLGRFEGSELHELLERQYWRLAYWKTAGDEINYRRFFDVNGLVALRMEEPSVFLESHRLVGELLLEEGVHGVRVDHVDGLVDPHSYLDSLSALGARNIWVEKIVAPGETLPLEWPVAGSTGYEFMNDVLRLLIQPAGEEPLRQSYRQFSEDSSSYAEVVVESKRLVMGTSLSAELTRLTNQLYRISERDYHTRDFTLSALRSALMDVIAAFGRYRTYLPHDRDEAEQVLTLAVSEAKRLAQNTETTVHDFVLACLIGERDGALERLRSSFLGRFQQYTAPVAAKGVEDTAFYRFVPLAALNEVGGEPDHFTVEAQAFHSRARFRQHRYPHNLLATATHDHKRGEDTRMRLAVLSELSEEWQETLARLDELSGRRLRESTGLGGPRVSATERYLLYQHLLALWDGEQPATLAPRLEEYMRKAVREAKQQSSWIDPDERYEAAVVELVGKTVCDPEIAHLVEPLAGRLARFGFANSISQLVLKLTTPGVPDIYQGTELPDLSLVDPDNRRPVDFEKRKLMLDQITRPDALPLREWLSTCDPRLKLFALHRLLSLRAEHPALLEGSYRPLEARELLPEEVASHLIAFVREAGEEQLLVLVPRFLATLERSGGWGATVLRAPVDLVGDDWTEVLGRKQVVLSDATELREIPFLPAVLYRRRPADASEVRT